GATTTTGTAGCAAGATTTCAGGTAATTGCAAggcagtatatatatatatatatatatatatatatatatatatatatatatatatatatatatatatatatatatatatatatatatatatatatatgggagAGCAGTTGAGCAAGTAGTACATGTGTATGCAGCATCTCAAACTGTCAAAAAAGGTAGTAGTGCCTAAATAAATCTAATGGCGCATGCGGAATATGCACGTATGGACCTAACTTGCCTGCAGCGCATGCCGCAGGCggattttgaaaagaaataaaggaagGAAGCCGAGACGCAGCTGCAGGGATCAAAGGACGTTGCCGTTGCCCATCATATGCATGCATCTACTCATCTAAGCTTGCTGGCTTGCTCGCCTCGCTCCTTTattaattttctttctttctagACCAATCGTCGTACGTACGTGCAagatcttctctctctctctctctctctctctctctctctctctctctctctctctctctctctctctctctctctctctctctctctctctctctctctctctctctcgtggaGCACGGAGCACGGTAGATGCATGATAGCGAGATGTCGATCCTTGCATGGCTGGGCGGGCTTGGCAGCAGGCCCAGCTTTTTTGACCGATTAGCTATATCATGCGAGCATCTCGCAGGGCCCCGCGCAGGAACAGTACTCCTGATCGCTCCATCATCCTCCCACGCACGTTCAAGATAGGGAATATCGTCATCCATCCATCTCgatcatctcatctcatctctccAAATGACGAAAAAGCCAGCTAGAGCTAGATGGAGGAAATTAATTAACACCGCTTAGTTTTACTTATCTTTTCCTTCCAGTCATATCTTCGGACCGACACACACTGATCAAAATGTTGCTTAGTGTATGTATTCTGTCTCATGAAAAATTACGTATTTCTTAATTATAAGCTTTATCAAAGCTAAACGTCGACAGCGAGATGCTTGTGGTGACTTCgttaatctcgaggatttgccgacTTAGCCTTgtaagatgctcatagggggtAGAGTTTGCGTACGTATATTAATAGGagtgtgagtgtctgagttgtaccatgtaatcttAAAAAAGTTAGACGTTTGACTACTTATAGAAAATACTAAAGTGaaaaataatttggaatggagcacTTGTTACACTTCGGTCCTGGACTGATATACATCATTAAGCAAGCATTCTTATTTTCAGTTTTAGTTTATGTATCCATATTTACTTTTATCCTTCTGCTTCAAAAAGAGAAATGTGTATCATCCATGGGCGTTAATTCTTGCTTCACAAGTGTCCCTAGCTCTTGATGGGCCACTAGCCCACTGATAAATACTCGACGCTGTTGACTTGTCGTAGTCTTCAAGGGGTGATTTAACACTATTATagcatatgtgtatatatatatatatatatatatatatatatatatatatatatatatatatatatatatatatatatatatatatgaatgaGGAACGGATCGATCATATAATCTGTTTGATCGGGCATATAATAGGACAATTAATGGTACTGTACCGTACCTAAGGCGGCCCATGTTGCGTGCTGAtccaacaagaggaaaagaacaTGACAATGAATCATGTTTGTCCTTATATAGTTATATGTTATTTATCGATTCAACAGTTTGCAAGGTGTAATCATATCTGATCCTTCTGGCCGTACGTTGGTCAAGGATACAATAATTGTTTTCCTTCGGTATTTTTTTATCCCTAGCTAGTATATTAGTAATAAGGTGCCCGTGCCTACGCTACTAGTGCACTTCAGAAGTACAAAAAATAATTCATATAATCCTAATAATGGTGGTAaaacaaaataattatattattCCAGGTATTAGTATATGCTCTATTGGAAAACAATACGTATCCTTTTTCTGTCCCGTAAAGAATAGCCACAGCTAGCTATaccattcaaaatttgtcctcaCAAATAATACAATTTTATAGCTTTTGTATGTACTAGCTTGTGGGACTCGCACCTCTCTTTCATTTAAATTTCTGCATGCATAGCTGGAACTCTTTCCTTTAGACTTCATGCACGATTAATTATAGAAGGTTTGCATGTATATGGAACGTACCCGTTCCGAATAATTAGAATAGTTAGGGTACTACGTAGTCATTCTGATCTTTCACCACTAATTTGTCTTATCAGAATTCTTAAAATTGTATTCTTTATTTGTACTATGCAAGCATATATATGTGTGCTTGTATCATATAGACATAATTAAATGTGATTCGAATTAGCTGGTGAGTTGCCGTGTACATAGGGGTGGTGAAGGGTCATAAAATTTAGCATAGATAATCTAAGGATCGGATAATCTTAAAATTAAAGGAACATGCTCTAATATTAATTAAAATATATAAGAGCCAAGTTGCACCGTAAAGAGACCACTATAGCCATAATCTGCTACCACGTATACAAGCAAGTGGAGCAGATCTGTGCAGGAAAAAACGTACAGAATTTAGGGTTTGGCCGGTGCAGAGAGAGGCCAGATCTAGTATCTAATAGTATGTGCTCATAGCTAGGCTGCTTGGCAAAGTACTATTGCACTGTACCCTACGCTGTGTCGATTCCAAAAAGCAGTATTTACCACATGCAACTAACTTTCACTTGTCACTGTCGTCCTCCCACCCTCCCACTACTACAAACTCTCTTTCTCCTGACAAgggacctctctctctctctctcttggtcGTCTAGTAGTGTGCGTTTCAATTTTACCCTTTTTCTTATAAATGCATGCATGTATATGTGCGGGCGCGGTTTTAAACTTACCTGTTCTTTGGGGGTTTAATTATTCGACTAGTTTCTGCAACATTCTAGCTAGCCAAATCAGGAGTagtattttatttcaaaaaaatcagGAGTATAGTATTATTGAGCATGCTGCAGGCACCAGCTAGATGTgttcattttttaaaaaaaatagtcgCGTTAATCTCCTTTGATTCTCCATGCATATATGACTACCTAAGTCAAAACAAACGTGAGCAAATTAGGCAATAACTTGCTTCTCATTTAGTTCATTAGATAAGTCAGTATTGTTGATTTTATTTGTATCTATTTAATTTGTTGTTCCAATCTAGTTTAATATTAGGAATATATATAAACAGTGCAGTAATAATTTTAGTAAACGGTTTAACCTAATACTATGTATAAACTGAGAGTACGCAAACAAATACTCCGTTTTTTATTTTAACTGTTTTTTGTACAAGTTGATTAGCTTGCCCTAAACACCATTTAAAAACATGCACACGGAAGGAAATTACACACACACATAAAACagataaagtttttgaaactaGGATTTGGTAGAATTATTTGCATTAGAGAGGTTCCAGGTGGGACATATGGGATCTTGATTAGTCTATGTCTACAAGAAAACTACAAGTATGGATATCAGACACCATACGTGTACATATCAGGGATGCACAAATATAATATCTGTGAACGCACCATGTACCATATTTCATGTCGTCTACAGTGCTAACATAAGTAACCTGTTCCTTTTATCCATTTTTCCTATCAGAGCCCGTGCAACACTGATGGAAGAACCGTCCCATCACCACTGCAACGATACAATTGAAAAGTAGCAAAAAAAACCGGCAAGAAaatcaaaagaaagaagaggccATCACACTCGATCCAGATTAATATCCTGCATGTAGTCATGTCACGCAGCTGCAGATTGGAGGCATGGAAGGAATTGCACATGTACCCCCTAAAAACAAATCCGCTCTTGTtggtcttgtttttttttccaagaaAAAACTTCGTCGAACACTGTTGATGACCAAACGGCCTTATGTAGAGGCTCCCCGGATCTCAGACATGGAATCGAGTGGACAccaattttttatttgaattgcGCTAAAACTTGATACATAAACGAATGCTAATATATTATTTGTGGGGTGGCCAAAATTCTTACTGAACTCAAAATCTGATACGATACtatcatatactccctccgttctaaattataagacattccaacaatCTTGAAGTGTCAAAagttttttatgtttgaccaaatttatataataaaataataacatttattatataaactaagtaccattaaattctttattagttatattttatagtacatcaatttgatatcataaatctttatatttctctctataattttggtaaaatttgagattgctttgactctccaagattcttgggatgtcttataatttggaatggagggagtagaaaaAAACCTAAAGTTGATAATAATGGAAGATGATGGCAACATGCTCAAACTTCTTCAATATAAAAACCTACAATTTTTGCATATCAATATTATTGGGTCGATGAACCTCTACATCCTATACGTTAGAACAATATCGTGAGCAATGTAACtattatttgataaataataatTAATAAAATTACCACTGTGGCTTCCACGCTCATATTCTTTTCATTAATTATACTGCTCATATTCTTCCACGCTCACCCCTACGAGTGCAGACACCATACCCCTGTAAATAGATACAAGAGTCTAGACCAACAAATATTAATGCTGAAATTAAAAATCATCAAGGACTCCTCACCATCCCTCACCATCTCTGCATGCTAACCACTTGTGCATATATATTAGAGTTTAGGAAAATccaaagaaatagaaaaggaaggaaATTAAAAAGCAAGGGCCCTTGTTTTTATTTGCTTCCCTATCCCTCTCAGACTCTCTCACTCCCTCTTATTCTCTTGCTAGCTAGCTATACCCTACTACACCGTACCTATTATCACCCCCTCAATGCCTGGCTGCCTGCCTAACAAAAAGGCTAAAAACCTATCCCCTCCATCCCCCTCACCCCCCACCCTCCCATCCAGCAGCAGCACTGCCACCATCAACTGTTCATCCACCTCCACCAGAGCTTCATGCTGACTCCCAAGGATGACTTGACCACCTGAGCTGCTGCGCGTCAGAGCATAGCATTTCTTGGTATCGGCGGATGGGTGGATCACTCACCAGGAGGTGGATCAGAAGAGAGTACCAGCTAATCACTGCCAAGATCCCAACACGCGCATGCATCTGTAAGCAGCTTCCACGCTGCAGAGAATACTAGATCGGGCGCTGCACATTCCGGTACGCATCGATCTCCCTTCTCCGTCCTCGACTTCCTCTCCCCTCTTCCTGTCTTGACTCTTGACCTAGCCCACTTCAGTTCAGAGCTACTTCTGTGTAATAGATCAGAAGCTCGGTCGCATCAGAGCAAGAAAAGTTATGCTTCTTTGTTGTGTTGCATCTGCCGATGACAGCCGCGCGGGAGGGATAtggatcaccaccaccaccaccaccaccatcaccaccaTCACATGATACCGGGCCAAGAACCGTCCGCGGCTGACGGCGGCGCAGCCCCGGACAGCTTCTTCCtcggccccgccgcggccgtcctCTTCTCCGGAGGCGCCGGGGCGTCAGGTGCCGGCTCGTCGTCATCCGGCGCTGCGGCCCTCGGATCCTCGGCGGGGGGAGGCGGCCCGTCGCCGTCCagctcgtcgccgtcgctgAGCCGGTACGAGTCCCAGAAGCGCCGGGACTGGAACACGTTCGGGCAGTACCTGCGCAaccaccggccgccgctgtcGCTGTCGCGGTGCAGCGGCGCGCACATGCTCGAGTTCCTCAAGTACATGGACCAGTTCGGCAAGACCAAGGTGCACACGCCGGTGTGCCCTTTCTACGGGCACCCCaacccgccggcgccgtgcccATGCCCGCTGCGCCAGGCGTGGGGCTCGCTCGACGCGCTCATCGgacgcctccgcgccgcctacGAGGAGAACGGCGGCACGCCAGAGATGAACCCCTTCGGCGCGCGCGCCGTGAGGCTCTACCTGCGCGAGGTGCGCGAGACACAGGCGCGGGCCAGGGGGATCAGTTACGAGAAGAAGAAGCGCAAGAAGCCATCgtcggcgtcggccgcggcggcggggccgtccTCCGAGGGGagtccgccgccggggccgtccggcggcggagggcccgACACGTCGGCATCACCGCAGTTCATCATGCCGTGAGTTTTTTCTCTAGCTAGCTGTACTATAGGTGGTGTCCATCGCCATCTACATCCATTGATCCATCTGATGAGGAGCTAGCCAGCAGCGGGACTTGGAGTTCTTGGAATGCCCTTTTTGCTGGTAGAACAACAAGGCTTAGCCATTGTTCTCtgcatcttcttcttcagtggCTATAGCATTTTGCATTTTGCAAAAGATTTCTCCCCCCTTTTATTTCCCCCCATTTCATCAGTTGATGAATCACTACTGCGTGAGTCGTACTGGTTTGATCGCCGTTATTTTATTCAGCTTTCAATCGATTGGTAGCTTTTTATCCTTTCTTTGGTCTATTTAATTTGCTCCTCCGGAGGGATGCAAACTTGCAAGAACAGTTTGAGATTCCCAGCATATAGCTATATAGCTGTTGTGCCGCATGCATGGCATATGGTGTGGTAGAAGTTTAATTAGTTTGcagcaacaatttttttttgatgaaaagTTTGCATCAACAATTGTAAGGCTACTTGCAAGTAAGTAGTTTGGTTCTGACGATTGCATTGCTGAGTGCTATTCATCATATTGGCAGAACAGAAATATAATGCGCTCCATTATCCATTCATGGACAGCTGGTGCGGTTCATATTTCCTTTCTTAACAAAAGGGCAACGCAATGTATGaggatggggggggggggggggattgctACCTGATTTCAAACATATCTAGTTGCTAAAGCCAGGAACAGGAACACAGCACATATATGTTTGGCCTCCTTTAATTTGTGTCTCTAGATCTGGAACATATGGCAATCCATATGTGTCAATTCCTGGACAATTAATATAATTCATGTCTTGtaatttcaaatatatatatatatatatatatatatatatatatatatatatatatatatatatatatattcttcaATTGATCTTGCAATTGCATGTTTAATTTGGTTCGCTTTGTGATTGGCATTGTTGCAAATATTTTGTATTTGAAAGATCATCAAGCATTGTTGGAAATATTGCTCTTGATGGTCTAAAAATTTTCTTCTTGTTATTTGCTTTGCGTGGGCATTGTGGTGGTAGTGCTTTGAACCGTAATACGTAGACGTTGACTGCTAGTTTCACCCTTAAAATTGCAATGGCCGAAAGGGCACCCCACAAGAAAACAAACAATAAGGCAAGCAAAAGAAGCAAGAAAGGGGGAGTCTTTCCAAAAAGAGAGGAAGAGATAGAAGACACGCAGGAGCTGAAAACGTATTGGGTGCAGTTGGGTGTGTACAATCGGGCATGCTGCACCTGTTTTAGCCCATGCTTTGATGCTTCTCTAGCTGCCATTCCTTATTATTCAAGTTAGAATTACTAGATCTAGCTGGCTTGATTTCCCTTCACCTTCTTGTCCCTTCCTCTGCTGAGGGTATATATAGTATTTATAGAACAGACAACATTGGGGACGATCTTTTATACATATTTTAATCATGCACTTAACTGGGGAGAAACTACATATCAATGCAGCATGTGGTTAAAATGAGTTGGGAATTGCTAAACCTCACCGTACCTGGGCATTTTTGAGGGCTCCAGGACCAGATTTTTGTTCTTCCTGTAATTCGTGTTCAACTTATGGATATGTTAGGTATATATTTGaggtaagaaaaaaaatatagtgtTTAAGGCCTCCAAATCTTTGAATTTTTATATATACCGCAGGTAAGTTTGCATTGGAATTAGAACTACTTTACATAGGAGTTATAATAACTTTTTTTGCTTTAACCAAAAGAATaacttttgtataatttttaaATAACGTTGGAGAGTAGGTAAAATTCTGTTGGAGACACTAAGAACGCCTAGTCTGAATTTTATCTAGCTACTACAACTCAAATAAAATCTCGGCCATAAAACGCTTGAGTGAAATATATACTGATATATAGTCCAAATCTTTGTTTATGTCCAATTTTATTCTTTTAGTTTAGAAACTATGTATATGTGACTGATGTTCACTGTATACATCTTACTATTTCACATCGTCTTCGTTCTCTCCATCCCCACGTATCATGATATGGTATTGAGACCAGGAGGCCGGAGCACAATCAAATTCCTGTTTAAACAGTTGATGGGTCTTGAGCCTGTTTTAGATTTTACTTGTCCCTTCATAGCATAGTTGAAAAAAGGTTTTGATATATGGGCAGCGTATATAGACAAAACTGATCCTATTTATTCCCCTACTTTGATAAGATATTTGTGTGTAATAAGCCCTTCACCACACAAAGACAACCAAAACATATAGCACATTATTAATTAGATACTTTTTTAGTCATGCAATAACTAAAGTTTTGCTACATTAATTAACAACCCAATTATATGTGTGTCTACTTTCACAATCAATTGCTTGAGTTTatgtttttttctcgaatacacaTGAGAGTTAATATAAGAAGGAAATTaaagtagaattttttttagcaCAACAGCAGAGCCAAGCTCAAACTAAGACAATAGAGCACATAGTGCTCCTATGACAAGAACAACCCGGCCTTCTAGGCCTTTCACTTAGTGAGTACTCACGCCTTAAACAACCAAGACGACTAGCTAGCACCAGCTTCGATCCACTGGAGTGCTTCTCCTCGCGTGCGTTCCGGCAGCTCATCATCATGTATATTCTATATACTATACACCATGGAGAGGGAGCCCTGGGAGCAACTGGCTGCCCTCGGAGTGACACGTGTCCCCAGCCTTGGAGAGAAGCCCGACGCGGCCCATGAATTTGCCGCTCCCACCTACCGAACCGATCAAATAAAATCTACGGCCCATATACTACACGTGGCCCATATACTACATGTTCCGACGCAACAGTCAGCCCATTCGTGTTCTGGAGAGAGGAAGCCGACACGGGACATGGATTTGGCTCATACACAACAATCAAAGTATAAGTAACCATCAACGCATCAACCATTCTTGCTCCATATTTTCAAGTGGGCGCGGCGTAACGCGCAATTTACCTAGTAGTCCCTATCAGTTGTGAATAGCGCAGTGTTATCGTAGATATTGACTATTTACTTCTGTTGGACTAATAGTTGCATAACTTATGTGTATGGTGTGGTATTTGAAGTCTAATTGGGCTGAGCGCTACTAGACTAAGGCAAACTCTTAACACTAGAAGATATGGCCCAAAAATAACAGGGGATCAAGGTCGGACAATGAGACTAATTGATTATAAGGGCGACCACAATGTGCTAGAAAAGTGGTCTTTATGCAATAAATGTACCCTTAGGGACTGCCCATATACATTGCACAAGTGATCTTTATAACATTTATTGCTAAAGTAGTCCATATAGCTATGGACCAGCCACAAGGGAGTAAAATACACTACTTTTTGAATTCACTGTTTACAAATCAATATAAAATGGAAACGGTTGGCAACTGTTGGCAGCCTAGCCGTTGGCTGGAATATAACCGTTGCTCCCAACCTTCCACTCCATGTTTGCCTACAAAAATTGAGCTCCAGCTgctccaacctgcacatttcCGATTGAGATGGACCCCTCCAACAGAAAATTCACAAACCAAAATGATGAACCTTCAAACCCCACAGACACACGTCATGACTCCCCTCCCCAACAACTCCCTAACAATTTCATCACATCTCAGTTTCCCCAAAGCTTGAACCCCCAATATTTCCCCAATTTGTACCCATTTGGTGGCCCAGCCAACTACCCACCATATAGTCATTCTCCTCCAACATTTCAAGGACTT
This window of the Panicum virgatum strain AP13 chromosome 1K, P.virgatum_v5, whole genome shotgun sequence genome carries:
- the LOC120645771 gene encoding protein G1-like6, yielding MDHHHHHHHHHHHHMIPGQEPSAADGGAAPDSFFLGPAAAVLFSGGAGASGAGSSSSGAAALGSSAGGGGPSPSSSSPSLSRYESQKRRDWNTFGQYLRNHRPPLSLSRCSGAHMLEFLKYMDQFGKTKVHTPVCPFYGHPNPPAPCPCPLRQAWGSLDALIGRLRAAYEENGGTPEMNPFGARAVRLYLREVRETQARARGISYEKKKRKKPSSASAAAAGPSSEGSPPPGPSGGGGPDTSASPQFIMP